The sequence CATGCGCGTGAAATGGGGCATGATCCTGATCGCGAACCGCCGTTTTTCTTCACCAAACACCCGGACAGTCTGCTGCCGGACGGCAGCGTGTTCCCCTACCCGCCTGGCACCGAGAGCGTGCACCACGAAATCGAGATGGTCGTGGCCATCGGCCGTGGCGGTGCCGATATCTCCGTCGAACAGGCACTCGAACACGTTTACGGCTACGCCGTCGGGCTGGACATGACGCGTCGCGACCTGCAAGCCGAAGCGAAGAAGATGGGGCGCCCCTGGGCGGTGGCAAAGGGCTTCGATCATGCTGCTCCCTGCTCGGCGCTGGTGCCGGCCGCGAAGATCGGCCACCCGACGGAGGGCCGTGTCTGGCTCGACGTCAACGGCGAGACCCGCCAGGATGGCGATCTGGCCTCGCTGATCTGGAGCGTACCGGAGGTGGTTGCCTACCTGTCGAGGCTGTTCGTGCTCGAACCCGGCGACCTGATCATGACCGGCACCCCGGCAGGCGTCGGACCCGTGCAACGCGGCGACAGACTGAGCGGTGGCGTCCAGGGCATCGGCACGCTCGAGATCACCGTGGGTTGAGCCCCTGGACGACCGGGCGGGTATCGTTTCGGCGTCGCCGCGTCCTGACGTGCGACGTGATTCGACAGACCCGCGCCGGTGCGACCAGACGGCGCCAGGCGGTCGCGATCAACCGACCGTCGATTCGGCTGCGCAAGCGGTACAACCTCTTCTGCAAGCGGCGGCGGGATGCTAGCGTTCAAGCCCCGAGGCTGCCTGGAGACGCCACATGCGCTCATCGCTCAGACACCGCGCGCGCGTGCTGGTCACCGTGCTGGCGACGACGCTCAGCTGTTTCGCCCTGGCCGATGCGCGCCAGAGCCACATCGATGCGACGGTAAATGAAGCCGCGCGGCGCCTGATGGCGCAGCACGCGATCCCTGGCCTGGCCATCGCGATCACCGCCCAGGGCACGCAGCATTTTTATAATTTCGGCGTGGCGTCGACCGCGACGCAGCAGGCGGTGACATCCAACACGCTTTTCGAAGTCGGCTCGCTCAGCAAGACGTTGACCGCGACGCTCGCGGCCTATGCCGACGCGCTCGGCACGCTATCGCTGGGCGACAGCCCCAGCCGCCATCTGCCCGCGCTGCGGGGCAGCAAGCTCGACGAGATCACCCTGATCGATCTGGCGACGCACACGGCTGGCGATTTCCCGTTGCAGTTGCCCGACGAGATTCGTACCGACACGCAGTTGATCGCGTATTTCAGAGCGTGGCAGCCGCGGCACGCACCGGGCAGCCGTCGCGTCTATGCGAACCCCGGCATAGGGTTGTTAGGCATGGCCGGCGCCAGCAGTCTCGGGCTTGGCTACGTCGATGCCGTGCAGACCCGGCTGCTGCCGAAGCTCGGCATGACGAGCACCTTTATCGACATCCCGCCAGCCGAGATGGCGCGCTATGCCCAGGGTTACAACAAGGACGGCGATCCCGTCCGGCTGAACCCGGCACTGCTGGCTGACGAAGCCTACGGTGTGAAAAGCACCAGCAGGGATCTGCTTCGCTTCGTCGAGGTCCAGCTCGGCGAGATCGATACCGACGGTGCGATCCGACGCGCCATCGAGACAACCCGAACCGGCTACCATCGAGTCGGCGCCATGACCCAGGCACTGGTCTGGGAGCAGTACGCCTATCCGGTGGCGCTGCAGGACCTGCTGACCGGCAACGCCAGCGCGATGGTGCTGGAAAGCCAACCCACTGCGCCGATCAGCCCACCTCTGCCCCCGCAGGACGATGTCTGGGTCAACAAGACCGGCTCGACCAACGGCTTCGGCGCCTATCTGGCCTTCATACCGGCGAAACGATTGGGGATCGTCATCCTGGCTAACCGGTACTACCCGAACGAGGCGCGGGTGAAGCTTGCCTATCGCATCCTGACCCAGCTGAGCGACTGACTCTCGCGGGCGCCAACCTGCCTGGCGTTGCCGCCCGCCAGCGGCGGTCGCGACGCCTAGCGATCGATTTCCGAGCCGTGGCCGGCAAGCCGGTCCGCTGCCGCAGTGGTTTGCTGAGCGGGCTCCGCGTCCCGGCCGTCTTCGCTGCGAATGCCCATGGCCATCAACAATGTTTCGGTCACTTCCATGAAGGAATACCCATCGGCCCATATCTGGGTCTTTACGTTCAGCCTGTCATCCATTTTTCGGTTCCTGAGCTGGAGCGTCCGTCCAGCCGTTCGTTCAGTGAATTGCCGAGCTGGCAACCGGCAACTACAGCACTGAACATGCCATCCTTCACGGTTACGATTAATCGTTTGTAATCAATTAGTTACGCAACCAGCACCTCACGCGCACGTTGCAAGTTGCATGACCGCAGCCGCAACCCCATGCGATGTGCACGCCTGGTCGCTGGCGCCCGGTATCGCCGCGCGCTCAGCCGGGTATCACCGGCCAGGCGCAACCGATTCGCAAGGCCCCAGGCGTGTTCGCGGCAGGCATAATTGCCTTCCTTGACCGAGCCCTTGCCCATGCAGATCGACGAAGAACTTACCCTCAAGAAGCTGGAGGTCTTCCTGGCCTTCATGCGCAGCGGAAACCTGAGCAAGGCGGCGGCTGAACTCGATACCAGCAACGTCAGCGTGCACCGCGCCATCCATTCGCTTGAAAGCGCGCTGCGTTGCCCGCTGTTCAAGCATGAAGGGCGCCACCTGATACCGCTGGAAAGTGCCTATGTGCTCGAAGAAAAGGCCCAGAAGCTGGTCCAGGACGTGCTCGAAACGGTGCGCCAGACGCGCGAGGCCGCAGGCTTTTCGGCTGAGCGCTTCAAACTCGGCGCGCTCTACTCGCTGACGGTCAAAACCGTGCCGCAGCTGATCATGGGGTTGAAACTGCGCCGCAGCGAACTCAACATCGACCTGATCCTCGGCTCCAACATCGACCTGTTCTACAAGCTGAAAAACATGGAGCTGGACGCCATCCTGGTGTCGCTGAACGAGAGCGTCAGCAACGATCCGGACTGCGCCCAGCTACCGCTGTTCGCCGATGACATCTTTCTCGCCGCGCCTGCCGACTCGCCCTTTGCACAACAGCCGGAAGTCGATCTGAGCGAATTGCGCGACGCGACGTTCATCACGCTCACCCAGGGCTTCGCTACGCATCAGGACGGCAACCGGGTCTTCCAGCAGGCTGGATTCGAGCCGAAGGTGGCGATGCAGGTGAACGACATCTTCACCTTGCTGAGCATGGTCAATTCGGGCGTGGGCTACGCGCTGCTGCCGGGGCGCGTTGGGATGGTGTACGAATCCAGGGTCAGGCTGGTGCCGTTGCAGGCGCGCTATCACCTGCAACAGCACATCGGCGTGGTCTTTCTCAAAGCCAAGGAACGCGACCCGAACCTGCTCGCGCTCCTCGCCGAATGCCGCATGTACAGCCTGAAAAACCCGAGTTGAGGTGCAGCGGGTGGAAACGGCAACGCTTGCACCTCGGCGCCGCTCAGCCCAGCAGACCGCGCATGATGAAGAACAGCAGTGACGGACCCAGCAGGCAGCCCAGCGCGGTATAGAACGCCGCGGTCAGGCAACCATAAGGCACCAGCCGGGCATCGGTCGCCGCCAGACCGCCGGCGACACCGCTGGACGTGCCGATCAGACCGCCGAAGATGACCGCCGCGCGCGGGTTGTTCAGGCCGATCATCGGTGCGACGAAGGGCGTTGCGATCATCACCAGAATCGCCTTCACCAGACCGGCGGCGATGGACAGCGCCATGACCTCGGAACTGGCGCCGATGGCAGCGCCGGTGACCGGGCCGACGATATAGGTCACCGCGCCGGTGCCAATGGTGGTCAGGCTGACCGCATCGGTGTAGCCGAACGCCATGGCCACGCCGACGCCAGCGACGAAGGATGAAAACACACCGACGAACAGCGCCAGCACGCCGACCATCCCGGCCCGCTTGAGCTCTTCGACACTGACGCCGAATCCGGTGGCGACAATGGCGAAGTCACGCAACATGGCGCCGCCAAGCAGGCCGATGCCGGAAAACAGGGCGATGTCCACCAGCCCTTTTTGCCCGCCGGTGACCACGCCGCCGATATAGGACAGCAGCAGACCGATCAGGATGGCGACCGCCGATCCGTGCAGGCGGCCCTTGGTGAGCTTGTCCGACAGCCAGTAAGACAGCCACATGGTGGCGCCGATGATGGCGAAGCCGCTGATCAACCCGTAACCGGACACGACTTTGAGGAGGGATTCGTACATGGCTCAGCCCCTCTGTGCGCTGGTGAGGGGTTTGCGGACTTCGGTTTCAGGCTTTTTTCCGATCCGATCCAGCACGGGCAACAGCGCGAAGGCCACCACGACGGCGGCAATACCGGCCAGGATGGCCATGGGGCCGCCACTCAAGGCGCCGTAGACATTCTGCTGGGCAGCCATGGCCACCACGATGGGAATGTAGACGGCGCTCCAGAATTTGACGCCCTGCTCCGTCTCCATATTGAACAGGCCGCGCTTTTTCAGATAGCTGCCCAATAGAATCAGCAGCACCATGGCGATACCGACACCGCCGACGTTGGCGGGTACGCCCAGCAGTTTGCCGAGCAACTCACCGACGAAAATGCCCGTCAGGGTACACAAGGCCAGAAAGGCCACTCCAAAGATAATCATTGTTTTTGTCCTTTTGGGTTGCGCTCCGCCAGCAGATACGGCGTGAAGGCGCGTGTTATCGAGGTCATTGTTGTTATCCATCGATCAGCCTGCGAGGGTGGCTTGCAGGCCTGGGTTGCACGCGGTTTATCGGCTGCGGCTAACCTCCTGACGCAACAAGGCGCCCAGTGTGTCGAGCCGGGCGCCGTCAAAAGCCGCCAGCGTACCCTGTTCGAATACCCGTCGCGCCAGTCCGGTCAGCACCGATCCGGGTGGCAATTCGATGTGCAACCGCACGCCGCGCTCGTAAGCGGTGCGCAGCGTGCCGTGCCAATCGACGACGCGGCACATGTTGAATGCCAGATCGTCGCGCAGGCGCTCGATCTCGAAAACCGGGCGCGCCGAAGAACTGCTCAGATAACGAATCCGTGGTGTACGCAGCGACACCCGGGCAAACGCGGCCGCCAGACGATCCGCCGGTACGCGCAACAGTTCGCAATGAGACGGCACACTCACGGCCAGACGGCATGCCGCCCCCGCCCCCAACGCGCGAGCACGACGACCGACCTCGGCCATGGCCGCCTCGCTGCCGGCGATCACCAGTTGGTTGTCCGAATTGATATTGGCCAGATGCACCGGCGACTGCGGCTGATGGACCTCATCCAGCAGCCGCTCGATGCTTGCCCGTTCGAGACCGAGAATGGCGGTCATGCCGTAGCCCTGTGGATAGGCGTCCTGCATCAGCTCGCCGCGCAGCGCGACCAGCCGCACGGCATCGCGGTAATCGAGTGCGTCGGCGACCACCGCAGCGGCGTATGCACCGATGGACAGGCCTGCCACGTAGTCCGGCGCCGGGCCGTCGCGCATCAACAACCTCGCACCCGCGACGCCAGCCACCAGCAGGCAGAGCTGTACGGCGCGGGTCGACGCCAGCGCCGCTTCGCTGTCGAGCTGGAGTGCATCCTCGCCGAGCGCTTCGCTGGCCTGTTGCAAGCAGTCGAGCACTTCCGGCTCCTGCGGCAAGCGATGCAACATGCCGGGCTTCTGGGCGCCCTGGCCGGGAAATGCAAACAGACTGCTCATGCTGCCTGCTCCGGGGCTTGCCAGGGATCACGGAGCAGACGCGGACCGTCATCGGCCTTGAGCATGACCCGCGCCGCGCCGCTGGCCCACTCGCGCAGCGCCACCGCGCCGAACGGGGTTTCCAATTGCATATCGACCCGACAGGAGGCGTCGTCGAGCCGCTCGCACAGCGCCCGAGCAGCGCTGATCGACAAGGGCTGCGGGACCCGCAGCAGCAGGTCCAGATCGCTCGCGGACGTGGCGACCGGCAGGCCGCTGGCGAGCTGAAAACCCACCGAGCCGGTGACGCCCCAGGCATGTCCACAGGCATCCAGCGACGAACGCAGCCTGCGCAATGCCTGAATCGCCGGCAGGTCATCAGCGGTCTCGCACGCACCCAATGCCTCCGGCGTCACGCGGCGGCGGATAGCCTCGACGGGCATCAGTGCCGCCAGACGCTGCTCCCGCGACGCACCCCGCAGCCCAACAGCGACCAGGCCGGGCGCCGTACGCGCGCGGCGCACAACCACCGGATGACCTGCCGAGAGCACGGCGATCGCCCATGCCGGAGCATCGATCGGCAACTGCTCGGGGCGCATGCCCCAGAGCAAATCATGGGGGCGTGGTGTGTCGTGCATGTGCAGCCTCCTCGTGATTGTTGTTATCGAGTCGCTGATGAATGGCAGGGGCAGTCGAAACCGCCTACGCGCGCCTTACCACTGCGCGCGCAGCCGTTCGCGCACCCGCGACGACGCTTCGCGATTCGGCGCACCGAGGCGACCGCGCAGGTCCGTGCTGCCGCCAATGTCCTCAACCGCCTTGCACAAGCAGTCGCGCACCCGCTCGAGGTCGTCGCCAGCAGGCTGCTCGATGTTCGCCACCGAGAGGGTTTCCCAGAGCAGGCCGAGGGTTGCGTAGTTGTCGATGTCATAGGCCATCGGCGGCACCGACTCGGCCAGCGCCTCGAGTTCCTCGACGCTGCGCAAGGTGATGCGCGCGGCAGCGGCCTTGCCCATCGCGTGCACCATCACGCCGGGATCGCGCAGGGCAATGATCCGCTGAGCCTGATACCCATGAGCAAGGAAGGCCCCGGACATGGCTTTGCCCACCAGCAGCGCAACCAGCGGATGCCCGGCCAGGCGTGCGCGGGCATAACCATCCACCGCACCCGCGAGTGCCTGATGGATACCCAGCGCTTCTTCGCGGCGTCCGTAGGCCTGACTCGGCACATCGACCACGGCGACCAGCACGCGCTTTTCAGCCTTGTCACGGTCCGCTTCGATGACCTCGTCCACGGCCTTGCCCAGGGCCCAGCCTTCGAGCAGGCCGACCTCGCCATTGCGGGCGCGGGGGAATGGATTCTCGGCATCCGGCACCACGGCGATATAGCGCGCGGCACGCTCGCCCAGCGCGCCGTCGACCACTTTTACCGAGGCCGGATAGCCCGCCTGCGCCTGACCACCGGCCAGGGCGTGCAACCAGTTCAATCCACGGCTCATTGGACTTCTCCTTCATAGAGGGCACGCACGGCGGCGGCGTCGAGTTGCGTGCGGGTGTCGGCGTCGGCCAGCCGCTGGAGGAACCAGGCGTGGCGGCGGCTGCGCGGCTGCACGGGTTTGCCGAGGGCGAACAGCTCGTGCAGTTGGTCGCGGATCGCATCGGCGTCGTCGGCGACGTAGGCGTCCACCAGCCCGCTGGCGTAGCGCTGCTCGCCGCCGGTCAGGCTCCAGATGAAGGGACGGTCGCGCGAATCGTATTCGTCGAGTCCGGCTTCCTGCTCGATCACCTGCGGGCCGTTGAGGCCGACGCGGGCTTCGCGGGTGACCACCAGATAGCTGCACAATCCCGCGGCGATGGACATGCCGCCGAAACAGCCGACCGAGCCGGCGACCACACCGATCACGGGCTGGTACTCGCGCAATTCGACGATGGCGGCCTGGATCTCGGCGATCGCGGCCAGGCCCAGGTTGGCCTCCTGCAGACGCACACCGCCGGTTTCCAGCAGCAGTACCGCGCGGGTCGGGATGCCCTTGCGGTTGTCTTCGGCGGCCAGCTCCAGCGCGCCTGCGATCTTCGCGCCGCCGACTTCGCCCATGCTGCCGCCCTGAAAGGCGCCTTCGATGGCGGCGATCACCGCCGGCTGGCCGTCGATGGTGCCCTTGGCCACCACCACGCCGTCGTCGGCCTGGGTGACGATGCCCTGCTTCGGCAGCCAGGGCGAGGTGACGCGATCGAACGGATCGAGCAACTCGCGGAAGCTGTCTTCATCCAGCAATGCACGAGCCCGCTGGCGGGCGCCGAGTTCGACGAAGCTGCGCGATTGCAGCAGACGGGCGACATCAGTCATGGCCGACCTCCTCCAGTCCTTGCTCAAGACGCAGGCGCACCACACCGGGGGTCGCGCCGAAATCGTGGATGTCGATGTTCAGTGCCGGCGGCGTCTGCTCGCGGAACATCCGCTCGAACAGTTGCTGCCAGCGCTGTTCGGCGCCGTTGACCGAAGTGACGACCTGGATCGCCAGCCTGCCGGGCTGGCCGGGTTCTAGCAGCACTTCAAGATCGCCCGAGCCGACCACGCCGACCAGGGCCTTGCCGCGAGCGGGTTGCCCGGCGGCGAATTCGAAAGACAGGGTTTGCATGATCAATGGCTCCCAATCGGCGCCGAGACGGCAGGCACCAGGCGGTCGAGGAATAAGGTGGCGGCGAGCAGGTCAGCCGCGCCGCCTGGTGAAGCGCGCAGGGCCAACATGTCGCGGTCAAGTTCGCGCAACTGTCGACGCCCATCGAGGCTGGCGCAGCCGCCGGCATCGAGCACGGCGCGAGCGCCCTGGCGCATGCGGTTCAGGCCTTCGAGCCCGGCACGGTGCAGCACACAGGTGTCGGTCAGTTCGGCCATGATCGCCAGCAAGGCATCGAGCCGAGCGTTCCGCTCGCCTGCGCCATGGCGGCGGCTTGCCCATAATTGCGGCAGACCGTGCTCGATGACGGCGGGAAAGCCGTGTTGCGCCTGTTCCCGTGCGCCGGGCACGCCATAAGTTCGGCAGGCCCGCGCACCGTGGCTGTCGCGATTGGCCGGAGCGGCAGGATCGCTCAGCCTGGCCAGGGCCGCCGCGCTGGCCGCGATTCGTCGAGCCCCGCAGCCAGCGGATTCCAGCATCGCCGCTGCCGTGAGCAGTCCCAGCGCCCAGATCGCGCCGCGGTGGGTGTTCACGCCGCCAGTGGCACGCAGCATGCGCGCCTCGCCGTCTCGCCCGAGTTGGCCGAGGGCTTCACGCAGCGGCTGATGGGGTTCGCCCAGGGTCTGCGCCACGTCGGCCATGGCTTTGAAGGTGGGCCACAGGGCGGTCGCCGACGCATGCATCAGGCTCAGGTTCAAATCGGTGTGCGCCCCGCTGCCCCGCCGGTCGACGAGGCCCGGCTTGGGCGACAGGTCGGCCTCGTCGATCAGCGCCTGCACCGCCTGGTCAGCCAGCCGCTCGGCCAGCGAAGGCCGTGTTGCAATGAGTGCGCTCATCACCAGCTCCTGAATTTCGCGGGCGGGTTGTAGAGCCCACCGGACCACTCCACCAGCTCGGCGATGCTCTTGGCGGCCAACAATTCGCGGGTGGCGTCGTTGCGGCGGATGCCGAGGTCTTCCGGCAGCGCAATCAGCCCTTCACGGCGCATGCGCTCGGTGTCTTTCGGGTTGTGGCGCAGACCGATGCTGGTGACGCCGGCGACCGCGGCGATCATCGCCTGGCGTTCTTCCAGCGAGCGCGCCTTGTACAGGTAGGCGATGCCTTCCTCGGTGAGCAGGTGGGTGACGTCGTCGCCATAGATCATGATGGGCGCCAGCGGCATGCCGCTTTTCTTCGCCACATCGACCGCATCGAGCTGCTCGACGAAGGTGGGTTTACCCCCTTCCTGGAAGGTCTCGACCATCTGCACCACGAGCTTCCTGCCACGTTCGAGCATGGTCACCGGGGCTTCGCCACCGGGCATGGCCATGTCCAGCCAGGCCGGTGTCGGATGCCGACGGCCACGCGGGTCGTGGCCCATGTTCGGCGCGCCACCGAAACCGGCCAGGCGACCCCGGGTGACGGTGGAGGAATGGCCATCGCCATCGACCTGCAGGGTGGCGCCGATGAACAGGTCCACCGCGTATTGACCGGCCAGTTGGCACATCATCCGGTTCGAGCGCATCGAGCCGTCGCGACCGGTGAAGAACACGTCCGGGCGCTGGGCGATGTAGTTTTCCATGCCCAGTTCGGTGCCGAAGCAATGCACGCTCTCGACCCAGCCCGTCTCGATCGCCGGGATCAGCGTGGGGTGCGGATTGAGCGTCCAGTTGCGGCAGATCTTGCCTTTCAGGCCGAGCGATTCACCGTAGGTCGGCAGGATCAGCTCAATGGCCGCGGTGTTGAAGCCGATGCCATGGTTGAGCGACTGGACGTTGTGTTTCTCGTAGATGCCGCGGATCGCCATCATCGCCATCAGCACGTGCACCGGCTTGATGTGACGGGGGTCGCGGGTGAACAGTGGCTCGATGTAGAACGGCTTGTCGGCGACCACGACGAAGTCGACCCAACTGGCCGGAATGTCGACACGCGGCAGATCGCGCGGGTCATCGACGATCTGGTTGACCTGAACGATGACGATGCCGTCCGAGAACGCGGTGGGCTCGACCAGCGCCGGGGTGTCTTCGGTACTGGGGCCGGTGTAGATGTTGCCCTCGCGGTCGGCGGTGAAGCCGGCCACCAGCGCAACGTTGGGGATCAGGTCCACCAGCAGCCGCGAATAGAGTTCGATGTAGGTGTGGATGGCGCCAACTTCCAGCAGGCCGTCTTCGAGCAACTGGCTGATGCGCAGGCTTTGCGGGCCGGCAAAGGAGAAGTCGAGCTTGCGCGCGATCTGTCGCTCGAACAGATCCAGATGTTCGGCGCGGCTGACGCTGGGCATGATCATGTGCAGGTCGTGCAGCTTGCCGGGATCGACCTGTGCCAGCGAGCGCGAGAGAAAATCCGCCTGCTTCTGGTTGTTGCCTTCGAGCACCACCCGGTCGCCCGGCGCGATCAATGCTTCGAGTGCCGCGACGATCTTGTCGCTCGGCAGAACCACGCCATCGGCGAGGCTGCGCACCTGATCGAGACGCCGGGCCTTTTCAGCGCGACGACGCGACCACTGCGGCGGTGGGGATATTGTTGTTGTCATGCTGACTCCACAGGTTTCCGCTTTGTGGAGCGCACAGTAGGGAGACGACCGGAGGGTCATCAATCAAGCGGGGATACGCATCGTTACGCTCAGGTTAACGGTTGTGCCCCAACGGGCCTTAGAACCAACCGAGGGTGACAGCCGCCAGGAGCAGGTAGCGCCCACCCTTGGCCAGTGTCACCAGCAGCAGGAAACTCCAGAGCGGTTCACGCAGGGTTCCAGCAACCACCGTCAGCGGGTCTCCGATGATCGGCACCCAGCTCAACAGCAACGACCAGCGGCCATAGCGGTGATAGCTGCGCTGGGCCTTTTCCAACTGCCGTGGGCTGACCGGGAACCAACGCTTGTGGCGCAGCCGTTCGATGGAGCGACCCAGCAGCCAGTTGACCAGCGAGCCCAGCACGTTGCCACAGGTGGCCACCCACACCAATGTCGATGGCGAGAAGTCGCTGCCGAGCAGCAGCCCGACGAGCACCGTCTCGGACTGTGCGGGAATCAGCGTGGCGGCGGCAAAGGCTGCGATGAACAGGCCGAGGTAGGCGGATAGATCGACCATGGGACTTTCGTTGGTTGAGCCGTGAATGACCCTGAGGCCGAGTCGCTGGCAAGTAAAAGGTGCAGTACCGAACCGAGCCCCGGTCAGCGCCCCGGCTGCGAGCGAAATCCCGGAACCGCGCTGGGGCCGCCCACACGGCCAGCCGGTTGCGTGCAGTTGAGATCGCGAAACGGCTGGCCGCTGAGCAACTCCCAACCGTGCCCGGGCGAGGTCTGTCGGCAGATAATGGTGCCGTCCGCCTTGCTTTGCCACTGGTAATAGGGTGCCGGAACTGCGACGGCCGCCAACGGCAGGGACAGGGCGAATGCGAGGAAGATGGCGCGCATGATGGGGTTTTCAGTGAGGGTCTGGCGCCACTTTAACCGGATCGGTCGTTGGTGCAAGCGTCTGCCTGCGCGCTCAGCCCCACAGCTTGCGCGCCTCGCGCATGAATATTTCTATGGTTTTCGGCCCAACCCCTTCGAATTCGGCCAGACGCTTCTCCAGCTCCTCGCGGCTTTTGCTCTGCTCATGGAGCGTGCCGAGCTTACCGCCGTAATCGCGGTCAAGCTTGTCGCACAACTTCAGCAAGCGCTCCGCCGTCGACTCGTCATAGCGCACGTAACGCGCCTCTCCAAGCATGCTCACCAGTTGCTGCCGGCTGCAGCTGCAGAGTTTGCGCGGCGTGTCGCGTCGATGCTTGATCACGATCACCCGATAGGCCTCGGCGGCGATGCCCTGCTGGATGCGTTTGCCGAACAGGAAGCTGGCGATGAACCACTTGAACAGCTCGCCTTCGCCCTGCTCGATGTCGATGCCGAGCGCCTTTGCGCTGATTTCCTTTGCCATGATGGACCTCGTTGAGCGGACTCACTCATGCGACGCCACGGCGCGCTTCGGGTTTCGCAGGCTTCACCAAACGGCCAAGGTAGGCGGAAATCCGCTTATCGCTCAGAGTAGATAGGCAGATTTTTGCCTGCCCGGCCCTTTCACCGAAATCGGAGCCCCATCCCAGAGCCCCTGGGGCCGATGGCACGGCTCGTGCTACACCTGTCGGGCCCGATGCGATCAAAGACAAGAAAAGCCGCACAGCGCACCCCGCTTTCCCAGCGAAAGCCTATTTGTGTGTCTCCGTCTTTTCTTGTTCGCCTGCAGCGCTATGGCTGCGGCTGATCGTCTATCGTCAGTGCTGCGAAAACCAATAACAACGAAACGGAGAAACACAATGAGACTGACCAAACACATCAGCCTGCTCGCTGCCGCAGCGGTCTTCACCGCCAGCACAGCCGCGGTCGCCGCGCCGACCTTCATCAATATCCTGACTGGCGGCACCAGCGGCGTGTACTACCCGATCGGTGTGGGCATCTCCCAGCTTTACAGCAAGGGCATCGAGGGTTCGAAAACCTCCGTCCAGGCA is a genomic window of Stutzerimonas stutzeri containing:
- the mdcA gene encoding malonate decarboxylase subunit alpha — its product is MTTTISPPPQWSRRRAEKARRLDQVRSLADGVVLPSDKIVAALEALIAPGDRVVLEGNNQKQADFLSRSLAQVDPGKLHDLHMIMPSVSRAEHLDLFERQIARKLDFSFAGPQSLRISQLLEDGLLEVGAIHTYIELYSRLLVDLIPNVALVAGFTADREGNIYTGPSTEDTPALVEPTAFSDGIVIVQVNQIVDDPRDLPRVDIPASWVDFVVVADKPFYIEPLFTRDPRHIKPVHVLMAMMAIRGIYEKHNVQSLNHGIGFNTAAIELILPTYGESLGLKGKICRNWTLNPHPTLIPAIETGWVESVHCFGTELGMENYIAQRPDVFFTGRDGSMRSNRMMCQLAGQYAVDLFIGATLQVDGDGHSSTVTRGRLAGFGGAPNMGHDPRGRRHPTPAWLDMAMPGGEAPVTMLERGRKLVVQMVETFQEGGKPTFVEQLDAVDVAKKSGMPLAPIMIYGDDVTHLLTEEGIAYLYKARSLEERQAMIAAVAGVTSIGLRHNPKDTERMRREGLIALPEDLGIRRNDATRELLAAKSIAELVEWSGGLYNPPAKFRSW
- a CDS encoding triphosphoribosyl-dephospho-CoA synthase codes for the protein MSALIATRPSLAERLADQAVQALIDEADLSPKPGLVDRRGSGAHTDLNLSLMHASATALWPTFKAMADVAQTLGEPHQPLREALGQLGRDGEARMLRATGGVNTHRGAIWALGLLTAAAMLESAGCGARRIAASAAALARLSDPAAPANRDSHGARACRTYGVPGAREQAQHGFPAVIEHGLPQLWASRRHGAGERNARLDALLAIMAELTDTCVLHRAGLEGLNRMRQGARAVLDAGGCASLDGRRQLRELDRDMLALRASPGGAADLLAATLFLDRLVPAVSAPIGSH
- a CDS encoding DNA methylase yields the protein MAKEISAKALGIDIEQGEGELFKWFIASFLFGKRIQQGIAAEAYRVIVIKHRRDTPRKLCSCSRQQLVSMLGEARYVRYDESTAERLLKLCDKLDRDYGGKLGTLHEQSKSREELEKRLAEFEGVGPKTIEIFMREARKLWG
- a CDS encoding YqaA family protein — encoded protein: MVDLSAYLGLFIAAFAAATLIPAQSETVLVGLLLGSDFSPSTLVWVATCGNVLGSLVNWLLGRSIERLRHKRWFPVSPRQLEKAQRSYHRYGRWSLLLSWVPIIGDPLTVVAGTLREPLWSFLLLVTLAKGGRYLLLAAVTLGWF